In a single window of the Anguilla rostrata isolate EN2019 chromosome 4, ASM1855537v3, whole genome shotgun sequence genome:
- the fbxl5 gene encoding F-box/LRR-repeat protein 5, with product MAPFPDEVDVFTGPHWRMKQLVGLYCEKLSKTNFSNNQDFRSFLQSLCATFTEFKMHEQIENDYIICLLQQRSNTVYNVHSDNKLSDMLSLFHKGLRNVKNECEQLNYAQQLKERLEAFTQDFLPHMKEEEEVFQPMLMEYFTYEELKDIKKTVMAQHCRCPDGEGSVGCGCPHGDSTGDCCCPLVDSTSGVLKGLSLWSQAEGLHRAFKYSAHEKSGNELDDSPEQPVPILPPEVLLKVFRYLSPEDLCHCGQVCTSWSHLAKTGSLWKHLYPVRWARGQHCRGPPEDQEQEPDAEWVQSREDEGRAYQEWDEDADIDESEGALEDSPAIGAIQREKKVLNGIIQNLLPAVGPSVRSIVLAYSVALSSKMVRQILSLCPNLTHLDLTQTDITDSAFDSWACLGACQTLEHLDLSGCAKITDLTLKRLSLALGDLAPPTAPPAAPPASAPAAPGARQALVFRRRPGGRAHGPAQIWVLDPAQLADIEDEWRCWGGACDGRRGLSEPLAPPTPGACCCKRSRRRGLSAKWQQYGSVGGALSGLRTVSPSGGEDDFRTKLAEEAEKPRPRRESCRRLRLLSLSGCFEVTDLGLRALSQRGGLPRLEHLNLSGCLFITECGLQELVTACPSLNDQHFYYCDNINGPHADTASGCQNLQCGFRACCRSGE from the exons ATGGCTCCGTTTCCCGATGAGGTGGATGTTTTCACGGGCCCACACTGGCGAATGAAGCAGTTAGTGGGTCTTTATTGTGAGAAG ctgtCGAAAACGAACTTCTCCAACAATCAGGACTTCCGGTCCTTCCTGCAGTCGCTGTGCGCCACGTTCACGGAGTTTAAGATGCACGAGCAGATCGAGAATGATTACATCATctgcctgctgcagcagcgCAGTAACACCGTCTACAACGTGCACTCCGACAACAAGCTGTCCGACATGCTGTCCCTCTTCCACAAGGGCCTCCGCAACGTCAAg AATGAGTGTGAGCAGCTGAACTACGCGCAGCAGCTGAAGGAGCGGCTGGAGGCCTTCACTCAGGACTTCCTGCCCCAcatgaaggaggaggaagag GTGTTCCAGCCCATGCTGATGGAGTACTTCACCTACGAGGAGCTGAAGGACATCAAGAAGACGGTGATGGCCCAGCACTGCAGGTGCCCCGATGGCGAGGGCAGTGTGGGCTGTGGGTGCCCCCATGGGGACAGTACTGGGGACTGctgctgcccccttgtggacaGCACCTCAGGGGTGTTAAAGGGCCTGAGCTTGTGGAGCCAGGCCGAAGGCCTCCACCGCGCCTTCAAGTACTCTGCTCACGAGAAGTCAGGCAATG AGTTGGATGACAGCCCCGAGCAGCCTGTGCCCATCCTGCCCCCAGAGGTCCTGCTGAAGGTGTTCCGTTACCTGAGCCCAGAGGACCTGTGCCACTGTGGCCAGGTGTGCACATCCTGGTCTCACCTAGCAAAGACTGGGTCGCTGTGGAAACACCTGTACCCAGTGCGCTGGGCTAGAG GGCAGCACTGCAGGGGGCCTCCGGAGGACCAGGAGCAGGAGCCGGATGCTGAGTGGGTGCAGAGCCGGGAGGACGAGGGCCGGGCCTACCAGGAGTGGGACGAGGATGCCGACATCGACGAGTCTG AGGGCGCCCTGGAGGACTCTCCCGCCATTGGCGCCATTCAGAGGGAAAAGAAGGTGCTCAACGGGATCATCCAGAACCTTCTGCCCGCCGTTGGGCCCTCGGTCAGATCCATCGTCCTGGCCTATAGCGTCGCCCTGTCCAGCAAAATG GTGAGACAGATCCTGAGCCTCTGTCCCAACCTGACCCACCTGGACCTCACCCAGACCGACATCACAGACTCTGCCTTCGACAG ctggGCGTGTCTAGGGGCGTGTCAGACGCTGGAGCACCTGGACTTATCAGGCTGTGCGAAGATCACAGACCTCACGCTGAAGAGGCTGTCATTGGCCCTGGGTGacttggccccgcccaccgccccgcctgctgccccgcccgcctccGCGCCGGCTGCACCTGGCGCGCGACAGGCCCTGGTGTTCCGCAGGCGTCCGGGGGGCCGCGCCCACGGCCCCGCCCAGATCTGGGTGCTGGACCCCGCTCAGCTGGCCGACATCGAGGACGAGTGGAGGtgctggggcggggcctgtgacgggaggcggggcctctcagagcccctggccccgcccacccccggGGCATGCTGCTGCaagagaagcaggaggaggggcctgAGTGCTAAGTGGCAGCAGTACGGCAGTGTGGGAGGGGCCCTGAGCGGCCTGAGGACTGTTTCCCCCTCGGGGGGCGAGGACGACTTTCGGACTAAACTGGCAGAGGAGGCggagaagccccgcccccggaggGAATCCTGCCGTAGACTGAGGCTCCTCAGCCTGTCGGGCTGCTTTGAAGTCACAGACCTGGGCCTGAG ggctcTCTCTCAGCGCGGTGGTCTTCCTAGGCTGGAGCATCTGAACCTCTCGGGCTGCCTCTTCATCACAGAGTGCGGCCTGCAGGAGCTGGTGActgcctgcccctccctcaaTGACCAACACTTCTACTACTGCGACAACATCAAcg gtcCCCATGCCGACACGGCCAGCGGCTGCCAGAACCTGCAGTGTGGATTCCGCGCCTGCTGCCGCTCTGGAGAGTga